A genomic region of Candidatus Bathyarchaeia archaeon contains the following coding sequences:
- a CDS encoding radical SAM protein: protein MSIRKALGIVSRVLAPNRPYHVQWMVTRKCNYRCAGCNVWREQDDEELSTEEIKQGLDILRKLGVVEVLISGGNPLLRADINEIIEYASRYFFTTVYDNGSMAAEKIDALRHANFVAISIDSLNPGKNDHIRGVKGAWKRAMEAVEKLHKEGINVSVTPTISQANLYEIVDFTKYFLDRGIPVWYSLYSYDAAECSNSLFKIGKAEDHFLIRDRDAMIKVCDSLLEMKREDDNVLITTKVLEAVKHLYLENKRIWRCRALQNFFVINHRGEVAGCHLHEPVASIFDLPNLWKSERFEALRRKYSECERCTYLCYIFYSIHGNVAGNLEIVRDKWRGVKFFLKKR, encoded by the coding sequence ATGTCAATTAGGAAAGCCTTAGGCATTGTATCGCGGGTTTTAGCTCCAAACAGACCCTACCATGTCCAATGGATGGTTACAAGGAAATGCAATTACCGTTGTGCTGGATGCAATGTCTGGCGAGAACAAGATGATGAGGAACTGTCAACTGAGGAGATTAAACAGGGTTTAGATATCCTTCGGAAACTAGGCGTTGTTGAAGTTTTAATATCTGGCGGCAATCCACTCTTGAGAGCAGACATCAATGAAATAATTGAATATGCATCACGTTACTTTTTCACAACAGTTTATGATAACGGCAGTATGGCAGCTGAAAAAATTGACGCTTTACGACACGCAAATTTTGTAGCAATTTCAATAGACAGCCTAAACCCGGGAAAAAACGACCACATAAGAGGCGTTAAAGGCGCATGGAAAAGGGCTATGGAAGCTGTTGAAAAGCTCCATAAAGAAGGCATCAACGTAAGTGTAACTCCAACCATTTCGCAGGCTAATCTTTACGAGATTGTTGACTTCACCAAATACTTCCTAGACAGAGGTATCCCAGTATGGTATTCCCTATACTCTTATGATGCGGCGGAATGTTCAAACTCCCTTTTCAAGATAGGTAAGGCTGAAGACCATTTTCTAATAAGGGATAGGGATGCCATGATAAAGGTTTGCGACTCACTTCTAGAAATGAAGCGAGAAGACGACAATGTTTTAATCACAACGAAAGTTTTGGAGGCTGTTAAGCACCTTTATCTTGAGAATAAGAGAATTTGGAGGTGCCGTGCGCTTCAGAATTTCTTTGTAATAAATCATCGAGGTGAAGTTGCTGGTTGCCACCTTCATGAACCGGTTGCCTCGATTTTCGATCTGCCCAACCTTTGGAAAAGTGAGAGGTTTGAAGCCCTCCGCAGAAAGTATAGTGAATGTGAAAGATGCACCTATCTCTGCTACATTTTCTACTCGATTCATGGAAATGTTGCTGGTAACCTTGAAATAGTTAGGGATAAGTGGCGGGGCGTAAAATTCTTCTTGAAAAAACGTTAG
- a CDS encoding glycosyltransferase family 2 protein, with protein MTIQKVDVVVLTKNSERVLEKCLNSIYRNIPVNRLIIVDGYSTDNTLRIVEKFREKCENVVLLMDNGTRGSARMKGINETETDWFVFVDSDVVLCNKWFEKAKSLVREDVGGVWGIEIWEGIKNPIVLKLFLKITRKIFDLRGGTHDLLVRRDIIKDINIPRNLHVFEDAFIKEWIEKKGYKLVAAYDPYCIHYRPPEAWTIDGSIRILIENLRFGELRRLPKLCMAYAFYTVYVLYRSLFKKIKS; from the coding sequence GTGACTATCCAGAAAGTGGACGTTGTGGTGCTCACCAAAAACAGCGAAAGAGTTCTAGAAAAATGTCTAAACTCAATTTATAGGAACATTCCAGTGAACCGCTTAATAATAGTTGATGGATACTCAACCGACAATACTTTGAGGATTGTTGAAAAGTTTAGAGAGAAATGTGAGAATGTGGTTCTGTTAATGGACAATGGGACGCGAGGGAGTGCAAGAATGAAGGGCATAAACGAAACAGAAACAGACTGGTTCGTCTTTGTAGACAGTGACGTCGTATTATGCAATAAATGGTTTGAAAAGGCCAAAAGTCTTGTAAGAGAAGACGTTGGAGGGGTCTGGGGTATAGAGATATGGGAAGGCATCAAAAACCCAATTGTACTGAAGCTATTTCTGAAAATAACTAGGAAAATTTTCGATTTGAGGGGAGGAACCCACGATCTGCTCGTACGACGAGACATAATAAAGGACATAAACATACCAAGAAATTTACACGTTTTTGAAGATGCTTTCATTAAAGAATGGATTGAGAAAAAAGGCTATAAACTGGTCGCAGCCTATGACCCATACTGCATACATTACAGACCACCAGAAGCTTGGACGATAGATGGAAGCATCCGCATACTTATTGAGAACCTGCGCTTCGGAGAACTTCGTAGGCTTCCAAAATTATGCATGGCATACGCGTTTTACACAGTTTATGTCTTGTACAGAAGTTTATTTAAAAAGATTAAAAGCTAG
- a CDS encoding AIR synthase family protein, with the protein MKLPFGKVPIEILKEVVFKNLGFKRREVVLGPSAGFDGAVIDLNGKSLIASMDPITGAVERIGWLAVNINANDVATFGVEPAFFLSCILLPENADRKIIEVICSQMDAAARDLKIAIIGGHCEITPGLANPVVIGCALGIAEKGCYVTAGGAKPGDKLILTKSAGMEGTAILATEHYNRLLNMGADDKLLKSAQKFFERISVVKDGIAAFKTGGVDAMHDPTEGGVLGGIHEMADASNLGVKIFEEKIPVAKETAEICRLLGIDPLQLISSGAMLIAAKPEYTEYIIEKLKEEKIEASVIGEFLGDPKARVMVRKDKRETSLLRPECDHLWMALTTHKRVS; encoded by the coding sequence GGCCTTCAGCAGGTTTTGATGGCGCGGTTATCGATTTGAACGGAAAATCCCTAATAGCTTCGATGGATCCAATTACTGGCGCTGTTGAGCGCATTGGCTGGCTTGCGGTGAACATCAACGCGAATGATGTTGCCACCTTCGGTGTGGAACCAGCGTTTTTCCTTTCATGCATACTCCTTCCAGAAAATGCCGATCGAAAAATCATCGAGGTTATCTGTTCGCAGATGGATGCCGCTGCAAGAGATTTGAAGATAGCAATTATTGGTGGACACTGCGAGATAACGCCTGGACTTGCCAATCCAGTTGTTATAGGATGTGCCCTTGGAATCGCGGAGAAAGGGTGTTACGTCACTGCTGGTGGAGCCAAGCCAGGAGACAAACTTATTTTGACAAAAAGTGCTGGCATGGAAGGAACAGCCATACTTGCAACTGAACACTATAATAGGCTTCTAAATATGGGCGCCGATGATAAGCTGTTAAAGTCTGCACAGAAGTTTTTTGAGAGAATAAGCGTTGTTAAAGATGGCATTGCAGCCTTCAAAACAGGTGGAGTAGATGCAATGCACGACCCAACAGAAGGCGGTGTCCTCGGAGGCATTCATGAAATGGCAGATGCCTCAAACTTGGGCGTTAAAATTTTCGAAGAGAAAATTCCAGTGGCAAAGGAAACCGCGGAAATCTGTAGGCTTTTGGGGATAGATCCATTACAACTGATAAGCTCCGGAGCCATGCTTATCGCGGCAAAACCAGAATACACGGAATACATAATCGAAAAATTGAAAGAGGAGAAAATTGAGGCTTCTGTAATTGGCGAGTTCTTAGGCGATCCAAAAGCGCGTGTAATGGTTCGGAAAGATAAACGTGAAACAAGTCTCCTACGTCCGGAATGTGACCATTTATGGATGGCATTAACAACGCATAAAAGGGTCTCATAA
- a CDS encoding HesA/MoeB/ThiF family protein encodes MTKTRKPSISYDEFYSRQLVMKELGREGQEKLARARVAVVGLGGLGTVASLYLTLAGVGYLRLIDQDTVEPHNLHRQVLYTPEDLRYPKAEVSAKKLMEINPFVKVEAVPENLNVDNTEKLLKGVDCVVDGLDNMRTRYIVNRTCIKLKIPYVFGAAIGVEGNLSVFAPPETPCLECVLPNIDDRNLLTCDVRGVLGATPGIIGTIEAMETIKLLAGIGTPLKGKLMVCDFSDMYFTTINIYKRENCPACRGEVAAQKPREKLVWLCGRKTANINPEKPTKLNLETIHTKIEQNFKVRVKSSMAIVFTHKNYEITLFNGGRMLIKNVDNEEKALKIYKEIAQKIGLNQ; translated from the coding sequence ATGACAAAGACACGAAAACCTAGCATTTCATACGATGAATTTTACAGTCGACAACTTGTTATGAAGGAGCTTGGACGTGAAGGACAGGAGAAGCTTGCAAGGGCAAGGGTTGCTGTTGTTGGGCTCGGCGGACTTGGCACGGTTGCATCACTTTATTTGACACTTGCTGGTGTTGGCTACCTACGCCTAATAGACCAAGACACAGTGGAGCCACACAATCTCCACAGACAAGTCTTGTACACGCCAGAAGATCTGCGATATCCAAAGGCTGAGGTTTCTGCAAAGAAGCTCATGGAGATAAACCCCTTCGTTAAGGTCGAAGCTGTTCCAGAGAACTTGAACGTGGACAATACCGAAAAACTGTTGAAAGGCGTGGACTGTGTTGTTGACGGCTTGGATAATATGCGCACCCGCTATATCGTTAATCGAACTTGCATAAAGCTTAAGATCCCATATGTTTTTGGAGCTGCCATAGGCGTAGAGGGCAACCTTTCAGTTTTCGCCCCGCCCGAAACCCCATGCCTAGAATGCGTCTTGCCAAACATTGATGATAGAAACCTACTAACATGCGATGTTAGGGGAGTTTTGGGCGCAACTCCGGGAATCATTGGAACAATTGAGGCTATGGAAACAATAAAACTGCTAGCTGGAATTGGAACACCATTAAAAGGTAAGCTTATGGTATGCGACTTCAGCGACATGTACTTCACCACAATAAACATATACAAAAGGGAAAACTGCCCAGCATGCCGAGGAGAAGTCGCCGCCCAAAAACCACGGGAAAAGCTTGTATGGCTATGCGGAAGAAAAACAGCCAACATAAACCCCGAAAAACCAACAAAACTAAACCTCGAAACCATCCACACCAAAATAGAGCAAAACTTCAAAGTGCGTGTAAAATCTTCAATGGCCATAGTCTTCACACACAAAAACTACGAGATAACGCTGTTTAACGGCGGACGCATGCTAATAAAAAACGTAGACAATGAAGAAAAAGCCCTAAAAATCTATAAAGAAATAGCCCAAAAAATAGGGTTAAACCAATAA
- a CDS encoding ATP-dependent DNA ligase — MPTLFRALAELCERLEGMSRRVPAINLVADFLKSLEPDEIEPAVSMILGRPFPKWSQQTLDVSWATLSEIIKRITGVEWKVFLEAFNKTGDVGSAAKIVFESCKVRRQAVLLEKPLTILEVRRSFEAIAETVGYGSKEKKERLVEALFSLASPIEAKYLVKIFIGEMRTGFHEGLMEQAVSKAFQIPLEAVKKAGMALGDICTVAALIKTEGREALSKISFQVFRPVKLMLAQMANDVAEALKEHGGRTAFEHKLDGARVQIHKCGDDVRIFSRRLTDVTQSLPEIADIVKREVKAREAIMEGEVIAIDNKGHPIPFQHLMRRFKRVHEIEDVAETIPVRLYLFDVLYLNGESLISLPYLQRRQMLAENAGGIPLTKQIITDDVQEAEQFLKEAIDCGHEGLMAKRLNSEYTPGIRGKHWLKIKPILEPLDLVIVATEYGYGRRREWLSDYYLAARDAETGEFLIVGKTFKGLTDSEIIEMTRRLKELAIKEEYRRVDVTPKIVVEVAYNEIQKSPKYKCGMALRFARITRIRDDKNPEEADTIQKVREIYQKQFLKKGNIRLEDSI, encoded by the coding sequence ATGCCTACACTCTTTAGGGCTCTGGCGGAATTATGTGAGAGACTTGAGGGAATGAGCCGGCGGGTTCCAGCCATAAATCTTGTAGCGGATTTTCTGAAAAGCCTTGAGCCAGATGAGATTGAGCCAGCAGTTTCAATGATTTTGGGGAGACCTTTTCCAAAATGGAGTCAGCAAACTCTTGATGTGAGTTGGGCAACTTTAAGCGAGATTATTAAGCGTATAACTGGGGTTGAGTGGAAAGTTTTCCTTGAAGCCTTTAACAAGACTGGGGATGTGGGTTCTGCTGCAAAGATTGTCTTTGAAAGCTGTAAGGTCAGGCGGCAGGCAGTGCTCCTTGAAAAACCTTTAACGATATTGGAGGTTAGGCGGAGTTTTGAGGCTATAGCTGAAACCGTTGGATATGGCTCTAAAGAGAAGAAAGAGCGCCTAGTCGAGGCTCTGTTTAGTTTGGCTTCCCCCATTGAGGCAAAGTATCTGGTTAAAATATTCATTGGCGAGATGCGAACCGGCTTTCATGAAGGATTGATGGAACAAGCAGTTTCAAAGGCTTTTCAGATACCGCTTGAAGCCGTTAAAAAGGCTGGAATGGCGCTTGGGGATATCTGCACTGTGGCGGCGTTAATTAAGACTGAAGGGAGGGAAGCGCTTTCAAAAATTAGCTTTCAAGTTTTTAGGCCCGTTAAGCTTATGCTGGCTCAAATGGCTAATGACGTGGCTGAAGCTTTAAAAGAGCATGGCGGACGAACAGCCTTTGAGCATAAACTTGACGGTGCTCGGGTTCAAATTCATAAGTGCGGTGATGACGTGCGAATTTTCAGCCGTAGATTAACAGACGTCACCCAAAGTTTGCCAGAAATAGCCGACATTGTAAAAAGGGAGGTTAAAGCCCGTGAAGCCATTATGGAGGGCGAGGTAATAGCCATAGATAATAAAGGGCACCCGATTCCTTTCCAGCACCTTATGCGGAGGTTTAAGAGGGTTCATGAAATAGAAGATGTGGCTGAAACAATCCCGGTTAGGCTTTACCTCTTTGACGTTTTATACTTGAACGGTGAAAGCCTAATTTCGCTGCCCTATCTTCAGCGGAGACAAATGTTGGCTGAAAATGCCGGAGGAATACCATTGACAAAGCAGATAATTACAGACGATGTCCAGGAGGCAGAGCAATTCCTTAAAGAAGCTATCGACTGTGGGCATGAGGGGCTTATGGCTAAGAGGTTAAACAGCGAATACACGCCTGGAATTCGTGGAAAACATTGGTTGAAGATAAAGCCAATTCTTGAACCATTAGACTTGGTTATTGTCGCCACCGAATATGGTTATGGACGGAGACGCGAGTGGCTTTCAGACTATTATCTGGCGGCCCGTGACGCTGAAACTGGCGAATTTTTAATTGTTGGCAAAACCTTCAAGGGATTAACGGACTCCGAAATCATCGAGATGACAAGACGCCTAAAAGAGCTAGCCATAAAAGAGGAGTACCGCAGGGTCGACGTCACTCCAAAAATTGTTGTGGAGGTAGCCTATAACGAAATTCAGAAAAGCCCAAAATACAAGTGCGGCATGGCACTGCGGTTTGCACGGATAACCCGCATAAGGGATGATAAAAACCCAGAGGAAGCCGACACCATACAGAAGGTTAGGGAAATCTACCAAAAACAATTTTTGAAAAAGGGTAATATAAGGCTAGAAGACAGCATTTAA
- a CDS encoding glycosyltransferase, with amino-acid sequence MSKLVSIIVTTLNEERYIEDCLKSLKNQTYTSKEIIVVDSHSKDKTVDIARKYADKVLIQNCIIPAGRNIGAKEARGDILLFVDADITLLPNWIDAVLPYLNEDKVVAAYGDLLPKEGKLKAWLAYGKEELSNLILRKAKIPCFGKLGTAVAIKRDAFEKVGGFTDKNACGEDVDMSLKLRKYGKMKFVRNAKGYVSMRRFEKNGYLKVSLLWFIIGSFYILTKKALLSRYTREYP; translated from the coding sequence ATGTCAAAATTAGTTTCAATAATAGTAACAACCCTTAATGAGGAGCGTTACATAGAAGACTGCCTAAAGTCTCTTAAGAATCAGACATACACTAGCAAAGAAATAATAGTTGTTGATTCACATTCGAAAGATAAAACTGTAGACATAGCTAGAAAATACGCGGACAAAGTATTAATTCAAAACTGCATAATACCCGCTGGAAGAAACATCGGAGCGAAAGAAGCACGGGGAGACATCCTCCTCTTCGTAGATGCCGATATAACTCTCCTTCCAAACTGGATTGATGCAGTTCTGCCATATCTAAATGAAGACAAAGTTGTGGCCGCGTATGGAGATTTGCTTCCTAAAGAAGGAAAATTGAAAGCATGGCTAGCATACGGCAAAGAGGAATTATCAAATCTAATTTTGAGGAAAGCAAAAATCCCATGTTTTGGAAAATTAGGGACAGCTGTTGCGATTAAAAGGGACGCCTTTGAAAAGGTTGGAGGCTTCACAGATAAAAATGCATGTGGTGAAGATGTGGATATGTCCTTAAAGCTGAGGAAATATGGAAAAATGAAATTCGTCCGCAACGCAAAGGGGTACGTTTCAATGAGGAGATTTGAGAAAAATGGTTATCTGAAAGTTTCTCTACTATGGTTTATTATTGGTTCTTTTTATATATTAACAAAGAAAGCTTTGCTTTCACGGTACACGAGAGAATACCCATAG